Within Actinosynnema pretiosum, the genomic segment AGCGCAGCGCTGCCGCCGCGCGGGCCAGGGACTCGATGCGGGCGTAGTCGCCCGACAGCAGGGCGTCCTTCGGGGCCAGCCACGAACCGCCGACGCAGCCGACGTTCGGCAGGGCCAGGTAGCGCGGGGCGGTGTCCACCGTGATGCCGCCCGTCGGGCAGAAGCGCAGGCCCGGCAGGGGGCCGCCGATCGACTTCAGGTAGTCCGCGCCGCCCGCCGCCTCCGCCGGGAAGAACTTGAGGGCGGTCAGGCCGCGCTCGGCCAGGCGCATGGCCTCGGAGACGGTCGCCGCGCCCGGCAGGAACGGCAGGCCCGTGTCCTCCGCCGCGCCCAGCACCCGGTCCGTGCTCCCCGGAGTCACCAGGAAGGCCGCGCCCGCCTTCGCCGCCGCCGCCGCGTGCTCCGGCGCGGTCACCGTGCCCGCGCCGATCACGATCTCCGGCACCTCGGCGGCGACCCGCTCGATCGCCTCCAGCGCGACCGGGGTGCGCAGGGTCAGCTCGATGACGCCGATCCCGCCGCGCAGCAGCGCCTGCGCCAGCGGCACGGCGTGCTCGGCGTCGTCCACGACGACGACCGGGACGACGGGGGACAGCGCCAGCAGATCCTGGGCCGTCGCGTGTGCTGCGGTGGTCACCGGCTCACCTCCTGGTTGCTCAGCC encodes:
- the eda gene encoding bifunctional 4-hydroxy-2-oxoglutarate aldolase/2-dehydro-3-deoxy-phosphogluconate aldolase — its product is MTTAAHATAQDLLALSPVVPVVVVDDAEHAVPLAQALLRGGIGVIELTLRTPVALEAIERVAAEVPEIVIGAGTVTAPEHAAAAAKAGAAFLVTPGSTDRVLGAAEDTGLPFLPGAATVSEAMRLAERGLTALKFFPAEAAGGADYLKSIGGPLPGLRFCPTGGITVDTAPRYLALPNVGCVGGSWLAPKDALLSGDYARIESLARAAAALR